One part of the Desulfonema ishimotonii genome encodes these proteins:
- a CDS encoding molybdopterin molybdotransferase MoeA — translation MKDFFKVMDLDQVLAFRSDFPKVGTEEIPLTAAVGRILAEDVRSDMNLPYFRRTTVDGYAIQAASGFGASESNPAYLTVSGVISMGESPDFSVGPGKAARISTGGMLPRGADSVVMIEHTEALDETTIEVYKSVAPGQNVIEPGEDFQQDEIILSAGRKIRPQEMGLLAAFGRETVTVYRKPVVSIISTGDEIVPINQRPGVGQIRDINSYTLAGLVREAGGTPLGFDIVRDDYNALLGICSEAVEQSDMVLISGGSSVGMRDFTIEVLADLPQSEILVHGISVSPGKPTILARVGDKPFWGLPGHVVSAMVIFVTVVRPFIEHATGLSEKDHRALGIPARLSRNLASAQGRVDFVRVRLVPKEDGLWAEPVLGKSGLINTMIRADGLIEIGRDTEGLDKGEPVLVMRV, via the coding sequence ATGAAGGATTTTTTTAAAGTCATGGATCTGGATCAGGTGCTGGCCTTCCGTTCCGATTTTCCGAAAGTCGGAACGGAGGAGATTCCGCTCACAGCGGCTGTGGGGCGGATTCTGGCCGAAGATGTGCGCTCCGACATGAACCTGCCTTACTTCCGGCGAACCACAGTGGACGGCTACGCAATTCAGGCCGCCTCCGGCTTCGGCGCATCCGAAAGCAACCCGGCATACCTCACCGTCAGCGGTGTGATCAGCATGGGCGAATCCCCGGACTTTTCCGTGGGCCCGGGGAAGGCTGCCCGGATTTCCACAGGCGGCATGTTGCCCCGGGGAGCCGACAGCGTGGTGATGATCGAACACACCGAAGCGCTGGATGAGACCACCATCGAGGTTTACAAAAGCGTCGCCCCCGGTCAGAACGTCATTGAGCCGGGTGAGGATTTCCAGCAGGACGAGATCATTCTCTCCGCAGGCCGGAAGATCCGGCCCCAGGAGATGGGGCTGCTGGCCGCCTTCGGCAGGGAAACGGTAACGGTGTACCGGAAGCCGGTGGTCAGCATCATCTCGACCGGAGACGAGATTGTGCCCATTAACCAGAGGCCGGGCGTGGGACAGATACGGGATATCAATTCATATACACTGGCAGGTCTGGTCCGGGAGGCCGGGGGGACGCCCCTCGGTTTCGACATTGTCAGAGATGATTACAACGCCCTGCTTGGAATCTGCTCAGAGGCCGTGGAGCAGTCGGACATGGTACTCATCTCCGGCGGCAGTTCGGTGGGCATGCGGGATTTCACCATTGAAGTCCTCGCGGACCTGCCCCAGTCCGAAATCCTGGTCCACGGCATTTCCGTCAGCCCCGGCAAGCCGACCATCCTGGCCCGGGTGGGGGACAAGCCCTTCTGGGGACTGCCCGGCCATGTGGTCTCGGCAATGGTGATATTTGTGACCGTGGTTCGCCCGTTTATCGAACACGCCACCGGTCTCTCTGAAAAAGATCACCGCGCCCTCGGAATTCCGGCCCGGCTCAGTCGGAATCTGGCCTCTGCCCAGGGGCGCGTCGATTTCGTCCGGGTGCGGCTGGTCCCAAAGGAAGACGGGCTGTGGGCCGAGCCGGTTCTCGGCAAATCCGGCCTCATTAACACCATGATCAGAGCCGACGGCCTTATTGAAATCGGGCGGGACACAGAGGGGCTGGACAAGGGCGAACCTGTGCTGGTGATGCGGGTCTGA